The following are encoded together in the Manduca sexta isolate Smith_Timp_Sample1 chromosome 22, JHU_Msex_v1.0, whole genome shotgun sequence genome:
- the LOC115454077 gene encoding transcription factor SPT20 homolog isoform X1, which yields MDGLIHAALEAEVILNRAKHVNTNLSQFGSGVTDHKMTWTHDKIHLAESVDESRMKFQRNSVGSASKSNEKFDLFKNLHELYNELSKDESSQNIYQGLKTTSYLLEKLLANYNLNTLIINLYPGNKGYSLSLKINGNTQYLNPPDGHMSMNQDETLIETPRWPYEEEELLSYIDNEELPVVLLDLLESEHSCLFYSGCIIAQVRDYRQAYPSFLCDTHHVLLRPTNQSIITDAMCIGGRCGWAGEERSALEAVEAALVHAAAPPLCLDPRPAVGLLAARLHAAPRLFNTPRIRRQAKKFSQVAVNRKRKLDQFTHYHGLELLDLIHRQRAKNSRQSVPHTRLTSKYPKKPPEVFKPIEAPKMEPLPLALPSEPSGPLRLARAYERPRPTPDCQPQLVEEYILETEKTSPHAGAGFFHIKLSILQRPSDQEFLGELYVDRDHVEGERNGAACRFTLGSRLQANKYIQQFTEIFTEEGRKSVRIKHIVPGQLPRVSFTGGMRELGQQLLLQQRNAAAAASSATVPTHATTVPVVTTAIAATPNTHTNVRQLPILQAQLQQVGNVATVGNVVGNVATVSNVANVNNAGNVVGNVTAPTETALKQQPSPTTPRLSPQASTNQLLAQQLTNPQQPLNTPKMQSAIIHIQHQHPLMSTAGTSQVQNIQYTTTSTTQQKTTITKPRTTNPAITALVTSLMNSAQQFQAAAANQNAAKAAVSTANSNATILNLLNSAPAAMTHAGATPAADGALGATLSAPLAAPLAAPHASPHAATLAAPHAAPLSAPLAAPLSAPHSGTLAAPLASPHNAQHATLDTHKLLGRVSIAGARLLAATTASHTIPTYTQQGVGVQVMSGFTRENESTNVSSSESALLERLMGPETPVAPASQPQPVCHLQGLSLTSLQGLQGIQGLQNVQVQIPGLSAPISLSLNVSGAPSGLLVSVPPTTSVVLTNQPSMLSLPIAQLVPGVKGAVRGGAVQVVRGARAARPAPRVAAPRAPAPAAPAAPAAHASPAHAPAPAHSPAATGTTQFITQGRAQPLTVQHVRRKSNADSS from the exons ATGGATGGTTTAATTCACGCGGCATTGGAAGCTGAG gtAATTCTTAACCGGGCGAAACATGTGAATACAAATTTATCACAATTTGGCAGTGGTGTCACAGACCATAAAATGACTTGGACGCACGATAAGATACATCTAGCAGAATCTGTTGATGAATCTAGAATGAAGTTTCAAAGAAACTCGGTTGGTTCCGCGTccaaaagtaatgaaaaatttGACCTGTTCAAAAACTTGCATGAACTTTATAATGAACTAAGTAAGGATGAATCGTCACAAAACATCtat CAGGGTCTTAAGACAACATCATATTTATTGGAAAAGTTGTTAGCAAATTATAATctcaatacattaataattaaccTGTATCCAGGGAATAAAGGATATTCACTATCTCTTAAAATTAATGGtaatacacaatatttaaacCCACCAGACGGCCAT ATGTCTATGAATCAAGATGAAACATTGATAGAGACCCCTCGATGGCCATATGAAGAAGAAGAGTTACTTAGTTACATAGACAATGAAGAGTTACCAGTGGTGTTATTAGATTTGTTAGAGTCCGAGCACTCATGCCTGTTTTATTCTGGATGTATAATTGCGCAAGTCAGAGACTATAGACAAGCATACCCAAGTTTCCTATGTGATACTCATCATGTACTTTTAAGGCCTACAAAccag AGCATAATAACCGATGCCATGTGTATCGGTGGAAGATGCGGGTGGGCGGGGGAAGAACGGAGTGCGTTAGAAGCAGTTGAGGCCGCGTTGGTACACGCTGCCGCACCACCGTTGTGTCTTGACCCTCGACCCGCTGTTGGACTTTTAGCAGCAAGATTACATGCGGCTCCTAGGCTATTTAATACACCACGAATCAGGAGACAAGCGAAAAAGTTTTCACAg gtgGCTGTAAACAGAAAAAGGAAATTGGATCAGTTTACTCACTATCATGGTTTAGAGTTGTTGGATTTAATTCATCGGCAGAGAGCGAAAAACAGTCGACAGTCTGTACCGCACACAAGACTTACTTCTAAATATCCCAAAAAACCACCAGAG gtGTTCAAACCCATAGAAGCTCCAAAAATGGAGCCTTTACCGCTAGCATTACCATCTGAGCCTAGTGGGCCACTACGCCTGGCCCGCGCCTACGAACGCCCTCGGCCCACGCCTGACTGCCAACCGCAACTAGTCGAAGAATACATACTGGAGACTGAGAAGACATCACCACACGCGGGCGCGGGCTTCTTCCATATTAAATTATCGATATTACAAAGGCCGTCCGATCAAGAGTTCCTTGGGGAGTTGTACGTGGATAGGGATCATGTTGAAGGTGAAAGGAATGGCGCCGCCTGCCGGTTTACTTTAG GTTCGAGATTACAAGCAAACAAATACATACAACAGTTTACGGAGATATTTACAGAAGAAGGTCGTAAGTCAGttagaataaaacatattgtacCTGGTCAGCTGCCAAGAGTATCATTCACTGGAGGAATGAGAGAATTG GGTCAGCAGCTGTTGCTGCAGCAGCGGAACgcggccgccgccgccagcAGCGCCACCGTGCCGACGCACGCCACCACAGTGCCCGTTGT CACCACTGCAATAGCAGCAACGCCGAATACTCATACGAACGTTCGTCAGTTACCAATCCTg CAGGCACAACTACAACAAGTGGGCAATGTCGCAACAGTGGGCAACGTGGTCGGTAACGTGGCCACCGTGAGCAACGTGGCCAATGTGAACAACGCGGGCAATGTGGTGGGCAATGTAACTGCTCCCACGGAAACCGCTCTCAAACAACAGCCGTCGCCGACGACGCCGCGATTGTCTCCGCag GCATCGACGAATCAATTGCTGGCACAGCAGCTGACGAATCCGCAGCAACCGCTGAACACACCCAAGATGCAGTCGGCGATCATACACATACAGCACCAACATCCTTTAATGTCCACTGCGGGCACATCCCAG GTACAAAACATCCAGTATACAACTACCTCGACGACACAGCAAAAGACGACCATTACTAAGCCTCGAACAACGAATCCAGCCATCACTGCGCTCGTTACTAGTCTCATGAATTCCGCGCAACAGTTTCAAG CAGCGGCGGCGAATCAAAATGCAGCTAAAGCGGCTGTCAGCACAGCCAACAGCAACGCGACGATTCTGAACCTGTTGAACAGCGCGCCGGCCGCCATGACGCACGCCGGCGCCACGCCCGCCGCGGACGGCGCGCTCGGTGCCACGCTgtccgcgccgctcgccgccccgctcgccgcgccgcacgCCTCCCCGCACGCCGCCACGCTCGCCGCCCCGCACGCCGCTCCGCTGTCGGCGCCGCTCGCGGCTCCGCTCTCGGCGCCGCACTCGGGCACGCTGGCCGCCCCGCTGGCCAGCCCGCACAATGCGCAACATGCTACGCTGGATACGCACAAGCTGCTCGGCCGCGTGTCCATAGCCGGCGCCAGGCTACTCGCAGCCACCACCGCGTCGCATACTATACCTACTTATACCCAACAG GGTGTGGGTGTGCAAGTCATGAGTGGGTTCACGAGAGAGAACGAATCGACCAACGTGTCAAGTAGCGAAAGCGCATTGTTGGAACGGTTGATGGGGCCGGAGACACCGGTCGCGCCCGCCTCACAGCCACAGCCAGTTTGCCATTTGCAG gGTCTTAGTCTGACTTCTCTGCAAGGTTTGCAAGGCATTCAGGGTCTTCAAAACGTGCAAGTACAGATCCCAGGTCTGTCGGCCCCAATCTCTCTATCACTCAACGTGTCGGGCGCTCCGTCGGGCCTGCTGGTGTCAGTACCTCCCACCACTTCGGTCGTACTTACCAACCAACCCTCCATGCTTTCCTTGCCAATAG CGCAACTAGTGCCGGGCGTGAAGGGCgcggtgcgcggcggcgcggtgcaggtggtgcgcggcgcgcgcgcggcgcggccggCCCCGCGCGTCGCCGCcccgcgcgcgcccgcgcccgccgcgcccgccgcgcccgccgcgcacgcctcgcccgcgcacgcgcccgcgcccgcgcactCGCCCGCCGCCACAG GGACAACACAGTTCATAACTCAGGGACGGGCGCAGCCATTAACAGTGCAACACGTGAGACGGAAATCAAACGCAGACAGTTCATAG
- the LOC115454077 gene encoding transcription factor SPT20 homolog isoform X2, with protein MDGLIHAALEAEVILNRAKHVNTNLSQFGSGVTDHKMTWTHDKIHLAESVDESRMKFQRNSVGSASKSNEKFDLFKNLHELYNELSKDESSQNIYGLKTTSYLLEKLLANYNLNTLIINLYPGNKGYSLSLKINGNTQYLNPPDGHMSMNQDETLIETPRWPYEEEELLSYIDNEELPVVLLDLLESEHSCLFYSGCIIAQVRDYRQAYPSFLCDTHHVLLRPTNQSIITDAMCIGGRCGWAGEERSALEAVEAALVHAAAPPLCLDPRPAVGLLAARLHAAPRLFNTPRIRRQAKKFSQVAVNRKRKLDQFTHYHGLELLDLIHRQRAKNSRQSVPHTRLTSKYPKKPPEVFKPIEAPKMEPLPLALPSEPSGPLRLARAYERPRPTPDCQPQLVEEYILETEKTSPHAGAGFFHIKLSILQRPSDQEFLGELYVDRDHVEGERNGAACRFTLGSRLQANKYIQQFTEIFTEEGRKSVRIKHIVPGQLPRVSFTGGMRELGQQLLLQQRNAAAAASSATVPTHATTVPVVTTAIAATPNTHTNVRQLPILQAQLQQVGNVATVGNVVGNVATVSNVANVNNAGNVVGNVTAPTETALKQQPSPTTPRLSPQASTNQLLAQQLTNPQQPLNTPKMQSAIIHIQHQHPLMSTAGTSQVQNIQYTTTSTTQQKTTITKPRTTNPAITALVTSLMNSAQQFQAAAANQNAAKAAVSTANSNATILNLLNSAPAAMTHAGATPAADGALGATLSAPLAAPLAAPHASPHAATLAAPHAAPLSAPLAAPLSAPHSGTLAAPLASPHNAQHATLDTHKLLGRVSIAGARLLAATTASHTIPTYTQQGVGVQVMSGFTRENESTNVSSSESALLERLMGPETPVAPASQPQPVCHLQGLSLTSLQGLQGIQGLQNVQVQIPGLSAPISLSLNVSGAPSGLLVSVPPTTSVVLTNQPSMLSLPIAQLVPGVKGAVRGGAVQVVRGARAARPAPRVAAPRAPAPAAPAAPAAHASPAHAPAPAHSPAATGTTQFITQGRAQPLTVQHVRRKSNADSS; from the exons ATGGATGGTTTAATTCACGCGGCATTGGAAGCTGAG gtAATTCTTAACCGGGCGAAACATGTGAATACAAATTTATCACAATTTGGCAGTGGTGTCACAGACCATAAAATGACTTGGACGCACGATAAGATACATCTAGCAGAATCTGTTGATGAATCTAGAATGAAGTTTCAAAGAAACTCGGTTGGTTCCGCGTccaaaagtaatgaaaaatttGACCTGTTCAAAAACTTGCATGAACTTTATAATGAACTAAGTAAGGATGAATCGTCACAAAACATCtat GGTCTTAAGACAACATCATATTTATTGGAAAAGTTGTTAGCAAATTATAATctcaatacattaataattaaccTGTATCCAGGGAATAAAGGATATTCACTATCTCTTAAAATTAATGGtaatacacaatatttaaacCCACCAGACGGCCAT ATGTCTATGAATCAAGATGAAACATTGATAGAGACCCCTCGATGGCCATATGAAGAAGAAGAGTTACTTAGTTACATAGACAATGAAGAGTTACCAGTGGTGTTATTAGATTTGTTAGAGTCCGAGCACTCATGCCTGTTTTATTCTGGATGTATAATTGCGCAAGTCAGAGACTATAGACAAGCATACCCAAGTTTCCTATGTGATACTCATCATGTACTTTTAAGGCCTACAAAccag AGCATAATAACCGATGCCATGTGTATCGGTGGAAGATGCGGGTGGGCGGGGGAAGAACGGAGTGCGTTAGAAGCAGTTGAGGCCGCGTTGGTACACGCTGCCGCACCACCGTTGTGTCTTGACCCTCGACCCGCTGTTGGACTTTTAGCAGCAAGATTACATGCGGCTCCTAGGCTATTTAATACACCACGAATCAGGAGACAAGCGAAAAAGTTTTCACAg gtgGCTGTAAACAGAAAAAGGAAATTGGATCAGTTTACTCACTATCATGGTTTAGAGTTGTTGGATTTAATTCATCGGCAGAGAGCGAAAAACAGTCGACAGTCTGTACCGCACACAAGACTTACTTCTAAATATCCCAAAAAACCACCAGAG gtGTTCAAACCCATAGAAGCTCCAAAAATGGAGCCTTTACCGCTAGCATTACCATCTGAGCCTAGTGGGCCACTACGCCTGGCCCGCGCCTACGAACGCCCTCGGCCCACGCCTGACTGCCAACCGCAACTAGTCGAAGAATACATACTGGAGACTGAGAAGACATCACCACACGCGGGCGCGGGCTTCTTCCATATTAAATTATCGATATTACAAAGGCCGTCCGATCAAGAGTTCCTTGGGGAGTTGTACGTGGATAGGGATCATGTTGAAGGTGAAAGGAATGGCGCCGCCTGCCGGTTTACTTTAG GTTCGAGATTACAAGCAAACAAATACATACAACAGTTTACGGAGATATTTACAGAAGAAGGTCGTAAGTCAGttagaataaaacatattgtacCTGGTCAGCTGCCAAGAGTATCATTCACTGGAGGAATGAGAGAATTG GGTCAGCAGCTGTTGCTGCAGCAGCGGAACgcggccgccgccgccagcAGCGCCACCGTGCCGACGCACGCCACCACAGTGCCCGTTGT CACCACTGCAATAGCAGCAACGCCGAATACTCATACGAACGTTCGTCAGTTACCAATCCTg CAGGCACAACTACAACAAGTGGGCAATGTCGCAACAGTGGGCAACGTGGTCGGTAACGTGGCCACCGTGAGCAACGTGGCCAATGTGAACAACGCGGGCAATGTGGTGGGCAATGTAACTGCTCCCACGGAAACCGCTCTCAAACAACAGCCGTCGCCGACGACGCCGCGATTGTCTCCGCag GCATCGACGAATCAATTGCTGGCACAGCAGCTGACGAATCCGCAGCAACCGCTGAACACACCCAAGATGCAGTCGGCGATCATACACATACAGCACCAACATCCTTTAATGTCCACTGCGGGCACATCCCAG GTACAAAACATCCAGTATACAACTACCTCGACGACACAGCAAAAGACGACCATTACTAAGCCTCGAACAACGAATCCAGCCATCACTGCGCTCGTTACTAGTCTCATGAATTCCGCGCAACAGTTTCAAG CAGCGGCGGCGAATCAAAATGCAGCTAAAGCGGCTGTCAGCACAGCCAACAGCAACGCGACGATTCTGAACCTGTTGAACAGCGCGCCGGCCGCCATGACGCACGCCGGCGCCACGCCCGCCGCGGACGGCGCGCTCGGTGCCACGCTgtccgcgccgctcgccgccccgctcgccgcgccgcacgCCTCCCCGCACGCCGCCACGCTCGCCGCCCCGCACGCCGCTCCGCTGTCGGCGCCGCTCGCGGCTCCGCTCTCGGCGCCGCACTCGGGCACGCTGGCCGCCCCGCTGGCCAGCCCGCACAATGCGCAACATGCTACGCTGGATACGCACAAGCTGCTCGGCCGCGTGTCCATAGCCGGCGCCAGGCTACTCGCAGCCACCACCGCGTCGCATACTATACCTACTTATACCCAACAG GGTGTGGGTGTGCAAGTCATGAGTGGGTTCACGAGAGAGAACGAATCGACCAACGTGTCAAGTAGCGAAAGCGCATTGTTGGAACGGTTGATGGGGCCGGAGACACCGGTCGCGCCCGCCTCACAGCCACAGCCAGTTTGCCATTTGCAG gGTCTTAGTCTGACTTCTCTGCAAGGTTTGCAAGGCATTCAGGGTCTTCAAAACGTGCAAGTACAGATCCCAGGTCTGTCGGCCCCAATCTCTCTATCACTCAACGTGTCGGGCGCTCCGTCGGGCCTGCTGGTGTCAGTACCTCCCACCACTTCGGTCGTACTTACCAACCAACCCTCCATGCTTTCCTTGCCAATAG CGCAACTAGTGCCGGGCGTGAAGGGCgcggtgcgcggcggcgcggtgcaggtggtgcgcggcgcgcgcgcggcgcggccggCCCCGCGCGTCGCCGCcccgcgcgcgcccgcgcccgccgcgcccgccgcgcccgccgcgcacgcctcgcccgcgcacgcgcccgcgcccgcgcactCGCCCGCCGCCACAG GGACAACACAGTTCATAACTCAGGGACGGGCGCAGCCATTAACAGTGCAACACGTGAGACGGAAATCAAACGCAGACAGTTCATAG
- the LOC115454077 gene encoding transcription factor SPT20 homolog isoform X3 — protein MDGLIHAALEAEVILNRAKHVNTNLSQFGSGVTDHKMTWTHDKIHLAESVDESRMKFQRNSVGSASKSNEKFDLFKNLHELYNELSKDESSQNIYQGLKTTSYLLEKLLANYNLNTLIINLYPGNKGYSLSLKINGNTQYLNPPDGHMSMNQDETLIETPRWPYEEEELLSYIDNEELPVVLLDLLESEHSCLFYSGCIIAQVRDYRQAYPSFLCDTHHVLLRPTNQSIITDAMCIGGRCGWAGEERSALEAVEAALVHAAAPPLCLDPRPAVGLLAARLHAAPRLFNTPRIRRQAKKFSQVAVNRKRKLDQFTHYHGLELLDLIHRQRAKNSRQSVPHTRLTSKYPKKPPEVFKPIEAPKMEPLPLALPSEPSGPLRLARAYERPRPTPDCQPQLVEEYILETEKTSPHAGAGFFHIKLSILQRPSDQEFLGELYVDRDHVEGERNGAACRFTLGSRLQANKYIQQFTEIFTEEGRKSVRIKHIVPGQLPRVSFTGGMRELGQQLLLQQRNAAAAASSATVPTHATTVPVVTTAIAATPNTHTNVRQLPILAQLQQVGNVATVGNVVGNVATVSNVANVNNAGNVVGNVTAPTETALKQQPSPTTPRLSPQASTNQLLAQQLTNPQQPLNTPKMQSAIIHIQHQHPLMSTAGTSQVQNIQYTTTSTTQQKTTITKPRTTNPAITALVTSLMNSAQQFQAAAANQNAAKAAVSTANSNATILNLLNSAPAAMTHAGATPAADGALGATLSAPLAAPLAAPHASPHAATLAAPHAAPLSAPLAAPLSAPHSGTLAAPLASPHNAQHATLDTHKLLGRVSIAGARLLAATTASHTIPTYTQQGVGVQVMSGFTRENESTNVSSSESALLERLMGPETPVAPASQPQPVCHLQGLSLTSLQGLQGIQGLQNVQVQIPGLSAPISLSLNVSGAPSGLLVSVPPTTSVVLTNQPSMLSLPIAQLVPGVKGAVRGGAVQVVRGARAARPAPRVAAPRAPAPAAPAAPAAHASPAHAPAPAHSPAATGTTQFITQGRAQPLTVQHVRRKSNADSS, from the exons ATGGATGGTTTAATTCACGCGGCATTGGAAGCTGAG gtAATTCTTAACCGGGCGAAACATGTGAATACAAATTTATCACAATTTGGCAGTGGTGTCACAGACCATAAAATGACTTGGACGCACGATAAGATACATCTAGCAGAATCTGTTGATGAATCTAGAATGAAGTTTCAAAGAAACTCGGTTGGTTCCGCGTccaaaagtaatgaaaaatttGACCTGTTCAAAAACTTGCATGAACTTTATAATGAACTAAGTAAGGATGAATCGTCACAAAACATCtat CAGGGTCTTAAGACAACATCATATTTATTGGAAAAGTTGTTAGCAAATTATAATctcaatacattaataattaaccTGTATCCAGGGAATAAAGGATATTCACTATCTCTTAAAATTAATGGtaatacacaatatttaaacCCACCAGACGGCCAT ATGTCTATGAATCAAGATGAAACATTGATAGAGACCCCTCGATGGCCATATGAAGAAGAAGAGTTACTTAGTTACATAGACAATGAAGAGTTACCAGTGGTGTTATTAGATTTGTTAGAGTCCGAGCACTCATGCCTGTTTTATTCTGGATGTATAATTGCGCAAGTCAGAGACTATAGACAAGCATACCCAAGTTTCCTATGTGATACTCATCATGTACTTTTAAGGCCTACAAAccag AGCATAATAACCGATGCCATGTGTATCGGTGGAAGATGCGGGTGGGCGGGGGAAGAACGGAGTGCGTTAGAAGCAGTTGAGGCCGCGTTGGTACACGCTGCCGCACCACCGTTGTGTCTTGACCCTCGACCCGCTGTTGGACTTTTAGCAGCAAGATTACATGCGGCTCCTAGGCTATTTAATACACCACGAATCAGGAGACAAGCGAAAAAGTTTTCACAg gtgGCTGTAAACAGAAAAAGGAAATTGGATCAGTTTACTCACTATCATGGTTTAGAGTTGTTGGATTTAATTCATCGGCAGAGAGCGAAAAACAGTCGACAGTCTGTACCGCACACAAGACTTACTTCTAAATATCCCAAAAAACCACCAGAG gtGTTCAAACCCATAGAAGCTCCAAAAATGGAGCCTTTACCGCTAGCATTACCATCTGAGCCTAGTGGGCCACTACGCCTGGCCCGCGCCTACGAACGCCCTCGGCCCACGCCTGACTGCCAACCGCAACTAGTCGAAGAATACATACTGGAGACTGAGAAGACATCACCACACGCGGGCGCGGGCTTCTTCCATATTAAATTATCGATATTACAAAGGCCGTCCGATCAAGAGTTCCTTGGGGAGTTGTACGTGGATAGGGATCATGTTGAAGGTGAAAGGAATGGCGCCGCCTGCCGGTTTACTTTAG GTTCGAGATTACAAGCAAACAAATACATACAACAGTTTACGGAGATATTTACAGAAGAAGGTCGTAAGTCAGttagaataaaacatattgtacCTGGTCAGCTGCCAAGAGTATCATTCACTGGAGGAATGAGAGAATTG GGTCAGCAGCTGTTGCTGCAGCAGCGGAACgcggccgccgccgccagcAGCGCCACCGTGCCGACGCACGCCACCACAGTGCCCGTTGT CACCACTGCAATAGCAGCAACGCCGAATACTCATACGAACGTTCGTCAGTTACCAATCCTg GCACAACTACAACAAGTGGGCAATGTCGCAACAGTGGGCAACGTGGTCGGTAACGTGGCCACCGTGAGCAACGTGGCCAATGTGAACAACGCGGGCAATGTGGTGGGCAATGTAACTGCTCCCACGGAAACCGCTCTCAAACAACAGCCGTCGCCGACGACGCCGCGATTGTCTCCGCag GCATCGACGAATCAATTGCTGGCACAGCAGCTGACGAATCCGCAGCAACCGCTGAACACACCCAAGATGCAGTCGGCGATCATACACATACAGCACCAACATCCTTTAATGTCCACTGCGGGCACATCCCAG GTACAAAACATCCAGTATACAACTACCTCGACGACACAGCAAAAGACGACCATTACTAAGCCTCGAACAACGAATCCAGCCATCACTGCGCTCGTTACTAGTCTCATGAATTCCGCGCAACAGTTTCAAG CAGCGGCGGCGAATCAAAATGCAGCTAAAGCGGCTGTCAGCACAGCCAACAGCAACGCGACGATTCTGAACCTGTTGAACAGCGCGCCGGCCGCCATGACGCACGCCGGCGCCACGCCCGCCGCGGACGGCGCGCTCGGTGCCACGCTgtccgcgccgctcgccgccccgctcgccgcgccgcacgCCTCCCCGCACGCCGCCACGCTCGCCGCCCCGCACGCCGCTCCGCTGTCGGCGCCGCTCGCGGCTCCGCTCTCGGCGCCGCACTCGGGCACGCTGGCCGCCCCGCTGGCCAGCCCGCACAATGCGCAACATGCTACGCTGGATACGCACAAGCTGCTCGGCCGCGTGTCCATAGCCGGCGCCAGGCTACTCGCAGCCACCACCGCGTCGCATACTATACCTACTTATACCCAACAG GGTGTGGGTGTGCAAGTCATGAGTGGGTTCACGAGAGAGAACGAATCGACCAACGTGTCAAGTAGCGAAAGCGCATTGTTGGAACGGTTGATGGGGCCGGAGACACCGGTCGCGCCCGCCTCACAGCCACAGCCAGTTTGCCATTTGCAG gGTCTTAGTCTGACTTCTCTGCAAGGTTTGCAAGGCATTCAGGGTCTTCAAAACGTGCAAGTACAGATCCCAGGTCTGTCGGCCCCAATCTCTCTATCACTCAACGTGTCGGGCGCTCCGTCGGGCCTGCTGGTGTCAGTACCTCCCACCACTTCGGTCGTACTTACCAACCAACCCTCCATGCTTTCCTTGCCAATAG CGCAACTAGTGCCGGGCGTGAAGGGCgcggtgcgcggcggcgcggtgcaggtggtgcgcggcgcgcgcgcggcgcggccggCCCCGCGCGTCGCCGCcccgcgcgcgcccgcgcccgccgcgcccgccgcgcccgccgcgcacgcctcgcccgcgcacgcgcccgcgcccgcgcactCGCCCGCCGCCACAG GGACAACACAGTTCATAACTCAGGGACGGGCGCAGCCATTAACAGTGCAACACGTGAGACGGAAATCAAACGCAGACAGTTCATAG